The sequence ATTGCCTATTTTAGGGTGATCTTGATAATTATCTATGGCATTTACAAAAATTTCTAATTTTAAGCATTTCTCAACTTTTTCTAAGTCTTTTACTGCGGCTTGTAATTGTGCTAATATGTTTATAGCGCATAACCTAGCTGCGTCTACGCCTTCTTTATCTGAAAGATTATCGCCAATTTTGCCTTGATAAGCTATTTTACCATCTTTCATAGGTAGCTGGCCAGATATATATATTGTTTTATCATCTACCAAAAATGGTACATAATTTGCTGCGGCTAAAGCGGGTTTTGGTAGAAT is a genomic window of Alphaproteobacteria bacterium containing:
- a CDS encoding RidA family protein codes for the protein MSIKSNLEKLGVILPKPALAAANYVPFLVDDKTIYISGQLPMKDGKIAYQGKIGDNLSDKEGVDAARLCAINILAQLQAAVKDLEKVEKCLKLEIFVNAIDNYQDHPKIGNGASNLIVEILGEAGKHSRFAMGAASLPFNVPVEIGATFKLK